The Topomyia yanbarensis strain Yona2022 chromosome 3, ASM3024719v1, whole genome shotgun sequence nucleotide sequence aacaaataaaaagaaggCAAGGCTTCAGGGTttcaactacatcaatgtgaaaagatttttgaaaaaaaaatcacgaaactttggttttaaactgtgaagtcccgttccaatttttttcaagaatcTTTTCATATTGATGTAGTTGGAATCCTAATCcttgccatctttttatttgttctgctcccaagcttTGTTCgatgggattttttttgcaatcatagggcattacaataaacttttcgattttcgaattgtttttacaaaaatttctaagtccttggaactaaaaaaaattaaatttgtttttagcggttttcgtttgctttgacactagatgctgatattttatgctattttagacatatttcgacaatttttttttcgattttccacATTTCATGTACTCCCTCCCCCTTTGgatgtttttttatattataaaatcaatattcaaacgccgcacccccttaatgatgtccgattgagctatCCCTgccccaaaaaactttttttattttttaaagttttttgggAGCTATCTGctcccaaattttttttaattttgtttcgcagtgtaatcattttcaatttcatgcaaaagGGTAATGAGATTTCCACGTGAACTCGTTCACAAAATTTGGGTTATTATTCGTGGAATTagttttgttccatgcacttttttatgaactgtCCAGTTGCTAAGGACCAggaataggtacgagcagtagatataagaaaactattaggacgaACATCGTTATTCCTTTTATAAGGCTTAGTGTGAGGTCCTAAAAGAGTACGAAAATTTGGTTGAGCACCACAAATCATGTTCGTGATATAGGTCACAGAATAAaattgctgatatcatgaacgtgagtcacattactccaccTGTTAAATTCGAAAGttagctctagaataaaattacGTAAATCTTGACTAAGATCGTGAAGTCATTAACATAAGTTGCACAACacgtgtcaaaaatgtcaaaattggtaactaaaatcctgaaatcaagaacaataaatctctactcgtgactaaaatatcgcgacaacgtgaatagaaattacgaaaatcatgacaacattcttgaaatcatgaatttaAACCACATTACtagtgattaaaatatcaaaaatcgcgactaggatcctgaaatcatgaacataaattccgccagtctgacagaaaaatccgatagtaaactcatggaTAACATAGCACGGCAACGTGacgagaaattacaaaaatcacgaataagctcctgaaatcttgaacatcgtttgactgtcggctgtgtattcccaaattatgaacaagaatcataacaaaaactaaacatatccAGGAAACAACAACAGTAATCCAACCAAGCATTCGTATGTAGCACCATATGCATGTTCGGGGCGAACcggtttttgaaaacacaaatagtttcatgaatacgaggtttattattcacaatttcaggaacttggtcacgattttcgtaaatcgttcagttctcgaaatcgtgatcttctgttcatgaatttatgtaCGGACTTTATTTCCGTGTATCTTGAAAAAGCATGGTGGAACATGCAtgcccgtagcgtgcggttggccccCGTCAAGGGCGCCAACCCTAGGGAGGTGctgtatatataaaagtcaatgtttgtatgtacactcaagttttttttcacgcggtttttttgcgcgatattttttacgcggtttttttacgcggattttgaaatttacgcggttttcatttacacggattttgaaatttacgcggttttcagttacgcggattttgaaatttacgcggttttcatttacgcggttttcatttacgcggtttttgaaatttacgcggttttcctttacgcggattttggaatttacgcggtatccataaatgaggttccctttatcgcggattcttaaatttaagtggtcttcatttacgcggattttgaaatttacgcggttttcatttacgcggattttgaaatttacgcggttttcatttacgcggattttgaaatttacgcggttttaatttacgcggttttcatttacgcggcctgtatcccccgcgtaaacaaaacctgagtgtatatgatttatggattcccaaacggctgaaccgattgccgtaaaaatatATGCATAGTAGGCTTCTGtcatggagcgtgtttgtatgctattggttggggattttctgcccgccagatggcgcttcggaccAAATTGTGTTTTGCtcatatttcgttgaaagtcgcagcaacgcgcgatgggtattagctagtactttaTAAAAGAATTGgaataagttaaaaaatttgtcGAAATCAGTGTTCCACTTCCAGGTACACCCTAAATTATTGGTCGCAAGTCGAACTGAAAACGAAGCCAATGTAAAAACCAAAGTGGCGTAAAATCGAGATTTGACGAGCGGCTCTAGAAGACCAAGCTACGGCACTGTCAATCCCACCCAGATTTATTCAGAATAAATGGTGTGTTTTCGAATTTAAagtgtttacaaaaaaaataaattacgtATTTGAGTtgtgtctagtctagtctagtctagtctacacatacacagccaatccatgtagggatcttggaaaattgcagacgttcgcctacaatttttcttgtcaatattaatgtttgtgataTATAtggtactagctaatacccatcgcgcgttgctgcgacgctctgcgaaataggaggaaaacacaatttgttccaaagcgccatctggcgggcagataatctccaactaatagcacacaaacacgccccataccaaatacctactgtgtgcaaatttttacggaaatcggttaagccgtttgggagtctataaatcatatgcatacaaactttgacttttatatatatagatagatagatagatagatagatagatagatagatagatagatagatgtaaCACAATCATAAAAGCGGTCAGGCCAACTGTGAAgacgattcaaaattatacggtgattaaattattcattcaatgaacaatttaatcaacgaactatttcaaaccttgaataaggaaaaaaacgtggacaaccgtaccaaccgtttcaatttgatggggatttgATAAATCaatgggagtgacttggctaagagggttaatatcACTCCTTTGGTTCTAGGTTTGTGGGATGGGATGGGACAAGTATTTAGCCCTGTtctggctaatgagcctaggttatagcgcctttactcgctcttaaCTTACGTATTTGAGTTGTGTTACAcgaaaatttcaaatgtaaagACTTCAAATACTCATTTTCTTAATTTCATAGAGGCATGCATGGGACAGACCTTCTAAACCAAAGATCGTGGAGGGAGCTAAATTGATTATCACCGTGAAGAAAGGGGGTAGgcatggcgtagttggtaaatcgattgccttgtacgcaactcacctgggttcgattcccaaaccCGCACGATGGgttagtgtttttttttaaccCGAAAACAGAAGCGAATGATCCTAAAGGTCAAATttccataatcgaaataaaatagtCGAGAAGACAATTCCATATCAAAACTTGAGAGTTTAAGTTTCCTCGGTGTCGGGAGGAGTTCTGCAATAACACAAAGTGGCCGGTGCACAGCCAGTCCTGCGATAAGTTCAATCTCTGGTTGAATTTTTTCGTGTTGTTGGAAGTGCTAGGAAATCCTTGTTTGATCTCGAATTACTAAGATCAGAGGTGGTTTTCTTCGGCTTTATATCAGCGCTTCCTCGAGGTGTTATATTTCAAAGGAATCTCATCTGCCTGTCATTTTGGGTGCAATAACAAGGGGATGTCAGAGTCGCACTTTTCCTGAGCCAAGAAATCCTAATATTTTGTCATGATGAGTGGTatagctctttttagtttttttttgtaaatgagTGCATTAAAATTTTGTATGCTTCACATTTTTTATTCAGCATTCAAAAACCTATTTAAAAACCTCTTGTTATTAAACAGTATTTAGAATGCAGTAAACAAGATTTTTAATGGCAGTgcagtaatgtagccgtatattttACCAAAAGCGACTTTCATATAGTGTTTAAAAGTAGTCGGTGATCACGCCGTCGATCTTTACTTTGTTGGCGGGAATATAGACACGGTAACCACTTATGATATACTTGTCGACAGTAATATCATTTGTCTGCATCTGATAGGATATCACTATGCTGAGCATATTTGGGCGCACTTCGAACTATCCGCCGCGACTAATTATTTCATTTATGAGCGGTCCTTTAAAGCGATGCAAAGTGATGAATTGAAGAGATAGCCATTACAGTGGCACCTAGTAGCCTAACGATtattacagtgataatacgatgcatacagtgtcacctagcggcgaaaatgctaGTCAGTGGGttttttccatgtaaattgtcataatcccatacaaacttcaggcacgttggtccggtagctagacttggccgatatgcttcaaatttggtgcaagtactcctgggactaggaatcgactcagaagTGGGCCAACGTGAGAATCGAGTACTGGGAAAACAGTCTAGTtgaatttcaaataaatttcgcAACATTCAATAGGTTATGCGACTCGCTAACGGTTTGAACTTTTTCATTCAATAGCTTGCGGTTGGTGTAAGGTAGTCATGTTTCATTTTATATGTAAGAGGAGTTCTTCATGGCCGAACAAAACTCACTTGTGTACGAAGAATGTACGACCACTAATGGGACGTTTTCCATGCTTGCCTTGCACTTTACAAGTCCTGAACAATTTTTAAGGGTTTTATTTTGAGTTACAGTTAAAACTGAATGATTGTAGAAAATTtgtgttttcataaatttgttgaatagcTTGTGAACCCATATTTCCAGATAAATTGGACATATGCCGCAAGTCTAGAACATTTTCTGACGCAGGATTTCGCCATTTGGTTTATTGGATGTTCAAGCTATATTTGGTATATTTCAATGTTCAAGCTATATTTTGTATATTTCAACATCAATCCCTCGCACTTCAAACATTTAAACATTATCAGTTTGCTTTCAAAACAACACGCGTCAAACTAACATCCCCATTCTGCTCTATTTTTTACAGACTCGCCAGATTTGCACGAAACACgactttcagctcaatcaacCACTCAGCCGGCAGTGGTACGACAGCTGGCACAACTATCGGCCACTTCGCTGGTGGAGAGTTCATCCccttcaacaacaacaacgacaacagcatcagcagcagcaataACGACATCGCCCGCATCGTGCATCACCAGCGATGTGACTAGTTCATCAACTTCACCCCCGGACCTTTCACTCACTACAGCTGACACAGCAGTtgctgcagcagcagcagcagcttccGACCAGCTGGATATCGATATGCGAATATTGCATCCTGGCCCACCGGAAAACATACCCCAGAATATCCTGTCATTCCCGCAGACGCCACCGATTATGATGTATAGGCCAACGATTGGAAAAAATGGAACCAATTCGGATGCGTCCCCCGTCAATCGGAACAAACACAAGGGGCCGCCGAAAAAAGTCAAACCACTTCATCTGAATGATGGAGTAGGATTTGATGGGAATGGCGAAAAAAAGACTCATCGGAAGTCGAACGGCAAAGGTTATTTGGCCGCCAGCCACGGTCACATCGAACGGGGTCTGGCAGGACAAGTGCGCGGTGTAACCGAGAGAATCGATGCCAATAATCTGCTCGTTTTGAATTATGGGGGTCATAGCTCAGAGGAGAATCGATCCGATGGCAGGTTCACGGAACAAACGGGCGGCATTAACGGGAATGGTGcagatgatgatgacgatgacgatgatgatgatgatgatgatgaggaTGTGGATGAGAGTGATGAATCAGAAGAAAGGCACGACAGTAGTGGCTCTTTTCGAAACCGCCAGGATACAAGTGGTAAGTTTGAGGTTGTAAATCAACCGAGTGAAAAAAATGAACTCAGCATTTATGATTATTAATCTTGGAGTTTTGCAATATTGTTATTTTCACCCCAACAGGTGGCACATTCGGTGGTTATGGTTATGGTATGATCAAAGAACCGGAAGAGGACAAACAACAGCACTACATCATCACATCGTCCGGCCACGTCGAAATGTTTGACGACACCAATATGGAGGCAACGGAAAATGTCTTCGGAATGAATCGATTTAGCTCGCAGCAACAGCAATCGGTAGAATTTTCATCCAGTTCTACCGGGCAGCCGCCTGCTATGGCACTCGATGACTCGTT carries:
- the LOC131694068 gene encoding uncharacterized protein LOC131694068, coding for MELRIISVIGFFAIITAVYCVPMKYEIGYRNSIDLDAEQTEARYDQGLLSDIMNDDRVEMQKAESCVADNFKYDHGQKILRYDPCEICLCIDGEIFCWWKQCDSPDLHETRLSAQSTTQPAVVRQLAQLSATSLVESSSPSTTTTTTASAAAITTSPASCITSDVTSSSTSPPDLSLTTADTAVAAAAAAASDQLDIDMRILHPGPPENIPQNILSFPQTPPIMMYRPTIGKNGTNSDASPVNRNKHKGPPKKVKPLHLNDGVGFDGNGEKKTHRKSNGKGYLAASHGHIERGLAGQVRGVTERIDANNLLVLNYGGHSSEENRSDGRFTEQTGGINGNGADDDDDDDDDDDDDEDVDESDESEERHDSSGSFRNRQDTSGGTFGGYGYGMIKEPEEDKQQHYIITSSGHVEMFDDTNMEATENVFGMNRFSSQQQQSVEFSSSSTGQPPAMALDDSLNDHIQPQVTSSSIRDNDEQSKPIPPLISLTTNVTKHSTNSNRLSVAISSLVGGDVPSLASYVPQASRSIIDVLNSTVDGDYLDDNQTEFIYPAVPGLTGDNSGSGLARAEGGRRLKTTTSTILPPTESGTVVEGRRVMEQHCVVMGVSYKVGSVLQQETGNCLHCVCVAGPENDPVPRVTCTPLNCPPLILPDILDGAGF